From the genome of Halonatronomonas betaini, one region includes:
- a CDS encoding ABC transporter permease — translation MHFFRSKAFRQLKKNRLAIAGIIFILALFVIAALAPYIAPYNPYQTDFFRTLEGPSRQHLLGTDDLGRDVLSRIIHGARISITIGFISVAIGLAVGVPIGAISGYYGGKIDILVQRLVDIMMAFPGMLLAIIIVSVMGVGLVNAMIAVGIVSIPTYIRLVRGSVLSIKNNEFVEAAKALGVRESKIIFKHVLPHCLAPIIVQSSLQVGAAILWAAGLGFLGLGAQAPIPEWGAMLSQGRGYIRTAHHVTTYPGLAIMLTVLGFNLFGDGLRDALDPKMSRD, via the coding sequence ATGCATTTTTTTAGAAGTAAAGCATTTAGACAGTTGAAAAAGAATAGACTGGCTATAGCAGGAATAATTTTTATACTTGCTTTATTTGTTATAGCTGCTTTAGCCCCATATATAGCCCCTTATAATCCATATCAGACTGATTTCTTTAGAACTTTAGAGGGTCCTTCCCGTCAACATCTTTTAGGTACAGATGATTTAGGCCGGGATGTTTTAAGCAGGATTATTCATGGAGCCAGGATTTCAATTACCATTGGTTTTATTTCTGTTGCTATTGGTCTGGCTGTAGGTGTTCCAATTGGAGCTATCTCAGGTTATTATGGTGGCAAAATAGATATTCTTGTTCAGCGGTTGGTTGATATTATGATGGCCTTTCCAGGTATGTTACTGGCTATTATAATTGTTTCTGTGATGGGAGTTGGTCTGGTAAATGCTATGATTGCAGTTGGAATAGTATCTATTCCAACTTATATCAGACTTGTTAGAGGCTCTGTCTTATCGATTAAAAATAACGAATTTGTTGAGGCAGCCAAAGCTTTAGGTGTTAGAGAAAGTAAAATTATTTTTAAACATGTATTGCCCCATTGTCTGGCACCAATAATTGTTCAGTCTTCACTGCAGGTCGGTGCAGCTATTTTATGGGCTGCCGGGCTTGGATTCTTAGGATTAGGTGCCCAGGCTCCGATTCCAGAATGGGGAGCGATGTTAAGTCAGGGCAGAGGCTATATCAGGACAGCTCATCATGTAACGACTTATCCTGGACTGGCTATAATGTTAACTGTTTTAGGGTTTAATTTATTTGGCGATGGTTTGCGGGATGCTCTTGATCCAAAAATGAGTAGAGATTAG